The Salvelinus alpinus chromosome 29, SLU_Salpinus.1, whole genome shotgun sequence region CATATAGTGCACCAGTCGGGTTGTCAAGTGTCTATTGTGAAATCTATCTAAGTTACTGGATGTGGAAAGTAGACCTGCGAGTTACTTTTCCCAGTTTGGTGCGAACGCTACGTAGTAGTCAAATAGTGAGCGTTCAACTGAAAGCAACAGCTATTTATTGAGAGTAATTTACCGCAAGAAGCTTCAGCGTCGTTGTGTTGGTTACTACGCATTATAGGAATTCATTAAGAAGACGCCCGTTCAATTTCACCAACGCTAAAAGGATTATTCAAATATTTAACAAAGATAACATAGCATTTTTTCTCCATCCCCGGACGAAAGTGTGTTCTATTTATTTCCTATCGCCCACTACTAGAAGGCATTACATCGCAGTGTTTCAGAAGTTTGGGGTTTGTGAACACGCCTGTTGTTATTTAATTATGCCAGATTTAGGCCTACCAGTGGATTGGGATTTATTTGCTCTCTTGCTTCTCAATGCTTTGTGAGATAACGGTTTGTTTTGGCTACCGTAAAACGTTGAGTGTTGATCTGAAGACGCAAAACTTTTTTTTGTTATTGAGACATCTGGGAATTGTTGTTTTGGCAACCATTTAAACGGCATTTTATTAGCCACGTAATCCTAAAGAAACATACAGGGTGTTATAAGCTTTTGGTGTTTAGCCTACAAAGAGAGGGTTCCTGTTTCCCCCGGTGTAGTTTGACTGTTGTATTATGTAATGCAACTATGTCGCGAAATTTGGCGTTATGTAGTTTTATCATAACAGACTATTGTGTTTATCATAGCAGTCCCAACGTGCTAGGCTGATTCCAAGTGCCCTCTCCCTGTTCCCGAGGTAGGATAGTGATAACGGAGATCAGTTCACAGTTGAAGAGAGCGCTTCCTCAACCACGCCTGCCCTGACCTCTAGATGCCGGGCATAAACTCCACCACCGCCTCTCGCTATGAGTCCGGCTGGGAGATGGAGTACGACCACTACCAACATTATTTCTACGACGACCACGATCCAGACGAGGATTTCTCTAAATCCACTGCGCCCAGCGAGGACATATGGAAGAAATTCGAACTAGTACCAACCCCGCCCATGTCCCCTATCCGGACTTTGGAGGGGGCCGCTGGGGTCGGGGTGGTCTACCCTTCCTTGGGGGACAAACTCGAGTGGGTGTCCCAGTTTTTGGGTCAAGAGAACGACCAGGATGTGCCGTGTAAACTCAGCTCCGCCGACGAGGCTTTGGAGAACCTGAGCTCCATTATCGTACAGGACTGCATGTGGAGCGGCTTCTCAGCGGGCAAGCAGCTGGAGAAAGTTGTCGGGGAGCGGCTTGCCTCCTGTCCGGTGTCGGGACCGACTAAAGTGCCCGTGCAGGCGTTGGGAGCTGCCATCACCACCGCCGGGAGGGCGCAGTGCGTGACGGTGCCAGTGGACGCGGCTGTTCCAGTTCTCGGTAGCCTGGCGACGGATTGCGTGGACCCGGCTGCAGTTCTCGCCTTCCCGCTAACCGGGGGAACGTTTAAGAAACCGTCGGTGTCCTCCGGTTCAGAGACCCACACAGACTCATCAGGTACGTTATAAGTTCAACATTGGACTGTGAAACTGACAATGAAAAGCTCATATATAATGTCAATCATAAGTGTGGATGCAGCCAATTTGCCATAGTGACCTTACTGGCCACAACGTTTTTTAGCCTAGGTGGCAGTTTTCACAATGTGTTTTTTCTGAACAGTATTGTTTGTAATGTGGCTGCTGAATGCTATAGGCTTAGTGACTGCATTGCGTTGCCCCTGGCAGCTTCACCGCTTTGTGAAAATGACCCGCCCATTTGAAACATCTGTTGATTGGCTATGGTCCAAGACACCAGCTGCTAGAAAGAACAGTGTCCTCTCACTTCTCAAGTGTAATTTACGGTTCACTTTAATGTTCTTACCATTTCCTCATCCTCAACTACACTGAAAGAAACACGTTACATTTTATATGTTATATATCTATATTTATATGTTATATATCTATATTTATATGGTATATATCTATATTTATATGGTATATATCTATATTTACATGTTATATATCTATATTTATATGTTATATATCTATATTTATATGGTATATAtctatatttatatattatatatctatATTTATATGGTATATATCTATATTTATATGGTATATATCTATATTTATATGTTATATATCTATATTGATATGTTATATATCGCTTATTGTATAAACTGAATAACTTGTCATAAATATGCTCTCTACATTCTCTTAATTTCATAGAGCTACTTTCCATTGGCCTTCAGTGTAGATATTTAGGTTGGCATGTGACTAGTCTCTCTATCTAATGTGTGTGGAATGTCACAATGGAGACTTGTTGCAGTGCAGAGTCTTGGCATTCCTTCCTGAACTGAACTGAAGGGGCAACAGCACCaattgtgtaggccagtgataaGAATGGACGTTCACCTTGTTAAATCTCTTGCAATGTGTGACACTGTTTCATACAAGGCTTGATATTCATATGTATTAAGTCAGAAATGCGGTCTCATCTATTTCAATACTGTACGAAGGGGGGGTTGGATGCTAGAAAGCTAGGAATGAATGATTCCTCAGTGCAGGTAGGCATGCACTAGTTCAGCACAGAAGTGTTTAAAAGGAAAATTGAGTTTTTAATGGAAAATGCAGAATAGACCTCAGAAAAGTACTAGTTGGTTGATAGGCAGATACCAAGGAACCAATCTGTCCTTATCTCCATCTGACCCCATGCATGATAATGGTATATAGCAGGCAACAATATTCTTAAGGGGCCagacattttttatttacaaGGGGGTCAGACATGTTCTACGTGGGATTGATCTTCCTAAAaccgctatatatatatatatatatatataaaacaagacACAAACCCAATTCTAATCTCATGAAGCACTTTTATTACcataatttaatttttttttttaataaaaatcaTTTTAAGTGCTTGAAGATTAGCCTAATTCATAAATGTCTACTTTCCTGTCCATTGTACATAGCTTCATCTTTTCTTTCATCTACACATAGGAAACATTTTATCTCAGTTGACCAGCATCATattctgttttctatttctttgtcaTTTACTTATTTTCTGTCTTGTTTATTGTTATTCTTTTacacataatttttttttttttatgcatgtCATTTCTCAGTTGCCTCACTTTTTGAAGAGAAGTCTCTCCCCTGCATCTAGTAGAGAACAAGTCCCTGTAATAAACTGCATCACCTCTGTGGGGACTTCATCTCATTGCAAAGTTAGCTTTTCAGTTTATCTAAAAACTCTGACATCACGCAATGATCTGTACTGATGACATAGACCAGGATGCTCAACAGACTTCGATGTTGCTAGGGTGACGTTTCTGATAACAAGCCATGTTGCAGGCTAGATGTTGCTAGGGTAACGTTTCTGACAACAAGCCATGTTGCAGGCTAGATGTTGCTAGGGTAACGTTTCTGATAACAAGCCATGTTGCAGGCTAGATGTTGCTAGGGTAACGTTTCTGATAACAAGCCATGTTGCAGGCTAGATGTTGCTAGGGAACGTTTCTGATAACAAGCCATGTTGCAGGCTAGATGTTGCTAGGATAACGTTTCTGCTAACAAGCCATGTTTCGGGCTAGATGTTGCTAGGATAACGTTTCTGACAACAAGCCATGTTGCAGGCTAGATGTTGCTAGGGTAACGTTTCTGATAACAAGCCATGTTGCAGGCTAGATGTTGCTAGGGTAACGTTTCTGATAACAAGCCATGTTGCAGGCTAGATGTTGCTAGGGTAACGTTTCTGATAACAAGCCATGTTGCTAGGTTAACGTTTCTGACAACAAGCCATGTTGCAGGCTAGATGTTGCTAGAGTAACGTTTCTGATAACAAGCCATGTTGCAGGCTAGATGTTGCTAGGGTGACGTTTCTGATAACAAGCCATGTTGCAGGCTAGATGTTGCTAGGGTAACGTTTCTGATAACAAGCCATGTTGCTAGTGTAACGTTTCTGATAACAAGCCATGTTGCAGGCTAGATGTTGCTAGGGTAACGTTTCTGATAACAAGCCATGTTGCAGGCTAGATGTTGCTAGGATAACGTTTCTGACAACAAGCCATGTTGCAGGCTAGATGTTGCTAGGGTAACGTTTCTGATAACAAGCCATGTTGCAGGCTAGATGTTGCTAGGATAACGTTTCTGATAACAAGCCATGTTGCTAGGGTACGTTTCTGATAACAAGCCATGTTGCTAGGGTGACGTTTCTGATAACAAGCCATGTTGCTAGGATAACGTTTCTGATAACAAGCCATGTTGCTAGGGTACGTTTCTGATAACAAGCCATGTTGCTAGGGTAACGTTTCTGAAAACAAGCCATGTTGCAGGCTAGATGTTGCTAGGGTAACGTTTCTGATAACAAGCCTTGTTGCAGGCTAGATGTTGCTAGGGTAACGTTTCTGACAACAAGCCATGTTGCTAGGGTGACGTTTCTGAAAACAAGCCATGTTGCAGGCTAGATGTTGCTAGAGTAACGTTTCTGATAACAAGCCTTGTTGCAGGCTAGATGTTGCTAGGGTAACGTTTCTGACAACAAGCCATGTTGCTAGGTTAACGTTTCTGATAACAAGCCATGTTGCAGGCTAGATGTTGCTAGGGAAACGTTTCTGAAAACATGCCATGTTGCTAGGATAACGTTTCTGATAACAAGCCATGTTGCAGGCTAGATGTTGCTAGGGAAACGTTTCTGAAAACAAGCCATGTTGCTAGGGTAACGTTTCTGAAAACAAGCCTTGTTGCAGGCTAGATGTTGCTAGGGTAACGTTTCTGATAACAAGCCTTGTTACAGGCTAGATGTTGCTAGGGTAACGTTTCTGACAACAAGCCATGTTGCAGGGTAGATGTTGCTAGGGTAACGTTTCTGATAACAAGCCATGTTGCAGGCTAGATGTTGCTAGGGTAACGTTTCTGCTAACAAGCCATGTTTCGGGCTAGATGTTGCTAGGATAACGTTTCTGTAAACAAGCCTTGTTGCAGGCTAGATGTTGCTAGGGTAACGTTTCTGAAAACAAGCCTTGTTGCAGGCTAGATGTTGCTAGGATAACGTTTCTGATAACAAGCCATGTTGCAGGCTAGCTGTTGCTAGGATAACGTTTCTGATAACAAGCCATGTTGCTAGGGTAACGTTTCTGATAACAAGCCATGTTGCTAGGGTAACGTTTCTGATAGCCCATAACTGGTGTTTAAATCATCGCTGAGTTAAGCACAAAGCACGCTCTGGTGTACGAGGCAGTTTAGTGATCTGATTTGGTGAAAGAGCCAATAGGCGGGCAGACAGAACCTGCACCCCTGTTAGCAGCTCTGATTGGCTGTAACTGGTACGTTGGATAATATTGATTGACAGCATTTAATGGACGGGACTAGAGAAAAACAGATTCTCCCATTGGACGAGAGCACCTTTTGGCACTAAACATCAGATTTTTGccggatttttttatttttttttggggggggggcagatttGTTTTTAATTAATGTTCAGAGGATTGGGTGATCTCACTCTCTAAGGCCGACGTGaggtctttaatcaggtcaagGCTGCAGGCCCTAAAGGTATTCCAGGGTGCTTTCTCAAAGCATGTGCAGAACAGCTGGTAGGCATATTCACGacaattttcaacctctctttgtcccagtctgtaattcctgtccccaagaactctaaggcttcatgccacaataACTACCACCCTGTAGCTCTCACCTCTGTAAtcaggaagtgctttgagaggctggttaagGCACACGTTAACtctatcatcccagacaccctagacccactttaaTTAGCATACCACCTCAACAGATCCATGACACAATCtaaattgcactccacactgccctcacccacctagatacctacagttgaagtctgaagtttacatacaccttagccaaatacatttaaactcagtttttcaaaattcctgacatttaatcctagtaaaaattacctgttttaggggtcagttaggatcactactttattttaagaatgtgaaatgtcagaataatagtagagagaatgatttatttcagcttttatttatttcatcacattcccagtgggtcagaagtttacatacactcaattagtatttggtagcattgcctttacattgtttaacttgggtcaaacgtttcgggtagccttccacaatcttcccacaaaaagttgggtgaattttggcccattcctcctgacagagctggtgtaactgagtcgggtttgtaggcctccttgctcgcacacactttttcagtcctgcccacacattttctatgggattgaggtcagggctttgtgatggccactccaataccttgactttgttgtccttaagccattttgccacaactttggaagtatgcttgaccctgtatcttaatcttttatttttattgtccaGTCTGAGGTATGTGTTTTTCTTTTAATTCCGCGCTCTCGGGAGCCCCCTGCACATTGtaagtatggtattgaactgaccctgtatatagtatggtattaactgaccctgtatatagtatggtattaactgaccctgtatatagtatggtcttgaactgaccctgtatatagcatggtattgaactgaccctgtatatagtatggtattgaactgaccctgtatatagtatggtattgaactgaccctgtatatagtatggtattgaactgaccctgtatatagtatggtattgaactgaccctgtatatagcatggtattgaactgaccctgcatatagtatggtattgaactgaccctgtatatagtatggtattgaactgaccctgtatatagcatggtattgaactgaccctgtatatagtatggtattgaaccgaccctgtatatagtatggtattaactgaccctgtatatagtatggtattgaactgaccctgtatatagtatggtattgaaccgaccctgtatatagtatggtattaactgaccctgtatatagtatggtattgaaccgaccctgtatatagtatggtattgaaccgaccctgtatatagtatggtattgaactgaccctgtatatagtatggtattaactgaccctgtatatagtatggtattgaaccgaccctgtatatagtatggtattgaaccaaccctgtatatagtatggtattaactgaccctgtatatagtatggtattaactgaccctgtatatagtatggtattaactgaccctgtatatagtatggtattgaaccgaccctgtatatagtatggtattgaaccgaccctgtatatagtatggtattgaaccgaccctgtatatagtatggtattgaaccgaccctgtatatagtatggtattgaaccgaccctgtatatagtatggtattgaaccgaccctgtatatagtatggtattgaaccgaccctgtatatagtatggtattgaaccgaccctgtatatagtatggtattgaaccgaccctgtatatagtatagttACTTGTGTTCTTCATATTTCTTATTATTTtggctacattgatattgattactgcgttgttggggttagagtttgaaagaaaggcatttcactgtacttgtggaCGTGACATTAAAAATCTTGAATTGATCAAAAGACCATTTTAAATTGCAAAACGAGCTGGATCTGTTCCGCGGGGAACAGCCTCTGAACAGCCTCTTGTTATACAGCCTAtaatcccctcctctcttttgGGCCCATTGGGATCCCATTTATATTTACCTTCAGGCTATTACCACTTCCACAGCAGCTGAATCCACAGGGAATCAATTACTTTGGTGTCTTTCTCTTTCGATTTACAAGGAGaccagcatcccaaatggaacacttagtccctatatagtctactactgcccccctttttttgtttgttgctcttgtcaaaaagtagttcactatatagggactagggtgctatttggggaTGGGTTGAGGGAGCAGCAGTACTACTAGTACCACAGGCTCCTTGGAGTCTAGTCAGAGTTGGAGCTGAAATCAACTAGTATTACATAGACGTGTTAAATCAAGGCACGGTGTTAAAAATCACATGTTGACACAAGGATAAGAGATTTCTACATTGTGAATGACTGAAGTTCTTACAACCAACGATGACTAAAATATTTATTATTGTATAGTGAATGAAGGGCTGTAGTGAAATTCTTATGGCACGTGGCTTGATTGCCCAGTCCTATTGCAaattgaatgagagagagagagagagagagagagagagagagagagagagagagagagagagagagagagagagagagagagagagagagagagagagagagagagagagagagagagagagagagagagagagagagagagagagagagagagagagagagagagagagagagagagagagagagagagagagagagagagagagagagagagagagagagagagagagagagagagagagagagagagagagagagagagagaagaattttgccacaagaaaagggcaaccagtgaagaacaaacaccattgtaaatacaacccatatttatgcttatttattttaacttgtgtgctttaaccatttgtacattgttacaacactgtatatatatataatatgacatttgtaatgtctttcttgttttgaaacttctgtatgtgtaatgtttactgttaatttgtattgtttatttcacttttgtgtattatctacctcacttgctttggcaatgttaacacatgtttcccatgccaataaagccccttgaattgaattgaattgaattgagagagagagagataaaaaccaGTGATTTTTTCCCCCGCTGAGACAGAGTCCCTTGTTTTGAATCAGACTTGGAGAAAACTAGTTTTCTTTCTCCTTTTAGAAACGTGTTTACAAAGCAAGTGGAGgggaaaacaacaacacaacaacaaagtGAATTAAACAACagacattaacagtaaacattacacaccaAGTTATGAGCATCACTTTTAAATATATTATTAGCGGTTAAATGTGTAATATTTTAAAATGTTACATAAATATTGTGACAAATGTGCAAATCGGTATAGTGATGGGGGAAGGTTTACGTTGGTGTTTCTGACCCACTGGTTGACCTGTGCTTATGCTAGCAGGTCACACCCTTTTTTAATTGCGCAATGCGATATTTCACCTCACAGATACAGGAGTTTGTCAACTTGAGTTGTATTCTTTGTGGGTTTTGAGGGGATAAAAATGTGTCTCTTTCTTATATGGTCGTACATTTggaaggaggttaggaagtgacGCTCTGTTTTcagctcattttgtgggcagtggccACATATATCCTGTTTTCTCTTTGAGATCATGCAGTTTGTtgggctttgatgcctcatggttGAGTATCGCTCTGTTCAaatagactgtgattttgctgtggtctgataggggtgtcagtggactgactgaacgctctaagagactctgggttgaggtcagtgataaagtagtctacagtactactgtcaagagatgagctataggtgaacctaccataggagtcccctcgaagcctaccattgactatgtacatacccagcgtgtgacagagctgcaggagttgtgacccgtttttgttggttatgatgtcatagttgtgcctagggggtcaaatgggggagggaatgctgtcacctccaggtaggtgtttgtccctgtgtgctgaggctgtcaggttcttgtccggttctggcatttaggtcgccacagactagtacatgtccctgggactggaaatgacagcttctccatcctggagcgGGAAATcagtcttcattaaagtatgaggattctagtggggggatataggtagcacacaggaggacatttttctctgttaagatcattttccttttgaatttcttggcaaatgtaaaatgttcctgttttgattaatataatgtagtgagttaggtctgcttgtaacggcagccttcctcctcttcgtctgaagaggaggtgtagcagggatcggaccaagacgcagcgtagtttgtgctcaacatgatttaataaagacgataacgtgaacacttacaaaatacaaaaataacaaacgtggcaaaccgaaacagtcctctctggtgaaatgaacacaaagacaggaaacaaccacccacaaaccccaacacaaaacaagccacctatatatgattcccaatcagagacaacacaaaacacctgcctctgattgagaaccatatcaggccatacatagaaatggacaaactagacacacaacatagaatgcccacccagctcacgtcctgaccaacacttaaacaagtaaaacacacaagaactatggtcagaacgtgacactgctctataccaaattagcataacccctgagtctcttccctgtttcacacctggtagtttagtggatgggactaccagctctctgtaacctagagggcaaccagtgggtccgtctcctctataccatgtttcacacctggtagtgtggtggatgggactaccagctctctgtaacctagagggcaaccagtgggtccgtctcctctataccatgtttcacacctggtagtttggtggatgggactaccagctctctgtaacctagagggcaaccagtgggtccatctcctctataccacccacctggtagtttggtggatgggactaccagctctctgtaacctagagggcaaccagtgggtcaatctcctctataccaggtttcttgcaggatgacaacgTCTGTATTTCAGATTTCATTGAAGTCTGtattcctgctctttaggccaaaggcagacgACCTCAGGCCTCGACTATTCCAgcatgagatagtgaaggctttgtgttccatagtggtgtggtttggcctcaggccagtaagtgtgagcagagtctgctgagcatctgatacatgccattggcttgggctagtgtaagagtggggggttgggcctgtttgcctgctcacgGCCTGAGCGTATGTGTGACTCATGTTCAGGCCTTCTTTGCCGGAGGTGGAGGGCAGGAGGGGGATTGGCCTGACCTGAGGAGTCCTAAATAGGATGTGGGAATGGTTGGTTTGGGGGGGGTATTGATTGGTTGGGGTATGTCTGGTTGTGaagtggtctctgtctctctgtctctctgtttctctgtctctctgtcgctgtctctctctgtctctgtctctctctgtctctctgtttctctgtctctctgtttctctgtctctctctgtttctctgtctctctctgtctctctgtctctgtctctctctctgtctctctctctctctctctctctctctctctctctctctctctctgtctctgtctctgtctctgtctctgtctctgtctcttctctctgtctctgtctgtgtctatttCTGTTGTTCTATTGTGTctatttctccgtctctctctctgtgtgtgtgtgtgtgtgcatctcatGACACATGACTGAGATGAATAACCGGAGAGAGAGAGCCTGAGCTCAGTGGAGgccgctgaggggaggacggctcataataatctgtggaacagagcaaatggaaacGGTgtgtttttgatgtatttcataccattccagtgattctgctccagccataaccacgagcccgtcctccccaattttaaggtgccaccaacctcccgtGGCTGagctatggtgtgtgtgtgtgtgtgtgtgtgtgtgtgtgtgtgtgtgtgtgtgtgtgtgtgtgtgtgtgtgtgtgtgtgtgtgtgtgtgtgtgtgtgtgtgtgtgtgtgtgtgtgtgtgtgtgtgtgtgtgtgtgtgtgtgttgtgcagtGTTTGAGAGTGTGTGGCCATGTCTAAATACCTGTACTTACGTTCTAAATAGTAGGGCATTATGGGTATGCAAAAATAAAACTTTTTTATAGtatgtgaaatatatatattttttaaagggatatgctttaaatgccaggatgttcgTACTCATTTTGTCTTTTCATCTCGTTGAATTTGCTGCACACTATATTTGAGGAAGCGAGTCGTTTTCTCAAGATCCAcgtgtgtttgacaacagctgataatcaaaCATGGCGACGCGGTTAAAAAAGGGTCAATTTCTGGAATGAACATACTTATTGTCACATTGTTCTGCTGTGGTCACTAACCTTCTCCATTCATTGTCCCAGCAGATGATGAATCTAGTGAccacgacgacgacgacgacgacgatgatgatgatgacgaagaGGAGATTGATGTGGTGACGGTGGAACACAACAAGCAGTACAAGTCCCGGCGGCTGGTCACCGGCAGAGTTAC contains the following coding sequences:
- the LOC139558949 gene encoding protein L-Myc-1b-like isoform X2; translated protein: MPGINSTTASRYESGWEMEYDHYQHYFYDDHDPDEDFSKSTAPSEDIWKKFELVPTPPMSPIRTLEGAAGVGVVYPSLGDKLEWVSQFLGQENDQDVPCKLSSADEALENLSSIIVQDCMWSGFSAGKQLEKVVGERLASCPVSGPTKVPVQALGAAITTAGRAQCVTVPVDAAVPVLGSLATDCVDPAAVLAFPLTGGTFKKPSVSSGSETHTDSSDDESSDHDDDDDDDDDDDEEEIDVVTVEHNKQYKSRRLVTGRVTGGRGDGLNRRTPVTIMVRAVNRFHISIHQQHHNYAAPSPDTHPDTHTAPNLPRKRVRHEPSNSPHDSSNTKPHSHPASTSDRNSESKPHVAVATVGSESSDANTPSPCGSPSASPRLSSSHPCSPQSSDYEDTDKRKTHNFLERKRRNDLRSRFLTLRDEIPGLAECSKTPKVAILTRATEYLGQLHSSERQRAQEKRQLKARQQQLLRRLAQLKQRP
- the LOC139558949 gene encoding protein L-Myc-1b-like isoform X1, translating into MPGINSTTASRYESGWEMEYDHYQHYFYDDHDPDEDFSKSTAPSEDIWKKFELVPTPPMSPIRTLEGAAGVGVVYPSLGDKLEWVSQFLGQENDQDVPCKLSSADEALENLSSIIVQDCMWSGFSAGKQLEKVVGERLASCPVSGPTKVPVQALGAAITTAGRAQCVTVPVDAAVPVLGSLATDCVDPAAVLAFPLTGGTFKKPSVSSGSETHTDSSADDESSDHDDDDDDDDDDDEEEIDVVTVEHNKQYKSRRLVTGRVTGGRGDGLNRRTPVTIMVRAVNRFHISIHQQHHNYAAPSPDTHPDTHTAPNLPRKRVRHEPSNSPHDSSNTKPHSHPASTSDRNSESKPHVAVATVGSESSDANTPSPCGSPSASPRLSSSHPCSPQSSDYEDTDKRKTHNFLERKRRNDLRSRFLTLRDEIPGLAECSKTPKVAILTRATEYLGQLHSSERQRAQEKRQLKARQQQLLRRLAQLKQRP